From Tursiops truncatus isolate mTurTru1 chromosome 13, mTurTru1.mat.Y, whole genome shotgun sequence:
AGTCAAGAAAGTGCCAGCAGAATTCACCTGTAGACTCGAGTGAACTCCTCTCTGCTCAAGGTTCCCCCAATATCCCAGCGTTCCTAGGCCTGTAGGAGGCGACCTTCCTCGCTCCCTGGGAGACTGGGGACCCTGGATGCCCAGCACCAGGCTGGGTTTTCCCAGAGGGCTTTTTAAGCCTTGGTTCCATAAAGTGACTGCAGTTCCTTAGAACCGTCTGGTCATAGCTGAGTCCATGTGGCATTTTCAAACATGACATTCCTTGGTAATACAACCAATGTTTTCAGTTATGTCCTATCACAAAGAAGACAGAGTCTTATTAAACCTATGCAAATAActatattgccatgaaaataagGATACCCAATAATAGTTTCTGATTTTTGGAGGGATCAGgtgcagagaaaaacaaatgcttcaATTTTGTTTACAGAAGTATAACTTACTAGATTGTTATGAGTCATAGACAGcttaagagaaaagggaaagttttttttttttctctaatatccAGAAAATGGGACATTAAAAAGccaacaagggacttccctggtggtgcagtgaataagactcagcactcccaatgcagggggcccgcgttcaatccctggtcagggaactagatcccacatgcatgctgcaactaagagttctcatgccacaactaaggagccagtgagccgcaactaaggatccctcgagctgcaactaaggagctggcctgccacaactaggacctggcacaaccaaattaataataatttaaaaaataaacaaataactcttaaaaaagaaaagagcctaCAGTATTCTAAACAGAagccataaaaattataatcatgcTTTGTCAGTTTACTTAGTCTCATgtagttagtttttttttttaacatctttaatggagtataactgcttcacaatggtgtgttagtttctgctttataacaaagtgaatcagtcatacatatacgtacatccccgtatctcctccctcttgcatttccctcccaccctctctatcccacccctctaggtggtcacagagcaccgagctgatctccctgtgctatgtggctgcttcccactagctatctattttacatttggtagtgtatatatgtccatgccaccctctcacttcgtcccagcttacccttcccactccccgcatcctcaagtccattctctacgtctgtgtctttattcctgtcctgcccctaggttcttcagaaccatttttttatttttttagattccatatatatgtgttagcatacagtatttgtttttctctttctgacttcactctgtatgacagactctaggtccatccacctcactacaaataactcaatttcgtttctttttatggctgagtaatattccattgtatatatgtgccacatcttctttatccattcatctgtccatggcacttaggttgcttccatgtcctggctattgtaaatagagctgcaatgaacattgtgtcaTGTAGTTAGTTTTCGTTCTGCTTGATCTTGGGAGAGCAGTTCCTGGGCCCATGGGTTTCTCCACTAGAGTTCTGGGTTCTGGGTTCTGATCCTTAGTCCAGAGGGATGGCGCTGCCCGAGGTCCCTGCCCAGTCCTTCCGCAGGTCTCTGAGGCAGGCCCTTTTTGTTGAGGATGAAGCCCCCTGGCCTGTAGCTGATTACAAATGCTTTGGAGAAACATCAGAGTGAAACAAAGTTACCTGCAgctgacaaaagacttaaaatggcTGTGGGTAAAGAACTGATGAGAGGAGcttcccctggtggtgcagtaagaatccggctgccagtgcaggggacatgggttcgagccctggtccaggaagatctcacatgccatggagcagctaagcccgtgcgccacaactactgagcctgcgttctagagcttgcgtgccacaactactgagcccgcatgccacaactactgaagcccgcacgccttgagcctgtgcttcgcaacaagagaagccactgcaatgagaagcccgtgcactgcagcaaagagtagcccccgctcgccgcaaccagagaaaactcatgcacagcaacaaagacccaacacaccccaaactaaaaactaaaaaaaaaacaactgatgaGAGGTCATCATAAAAAcacaattgacaaggaaatttgggTGTTTCTATAACATACACACCACTTTAAATATTAACTATAATTATGAgtgataacattataccagaacatatggaaaacaagcaaaatttctaaaatatttatattaatagcGTTTACCTGTACAAATATAACATATGGAAAGTTAAGATTCACCTCTTATTTGACAGTGCTTCCCATGCAGTTTACCATAACAGACAGacctaattatttttaacatccctTCTTTTACAAGGTAAAAGTACAAACCACTGAGATTTTCCAAGGACCCTCTGGGAAATCCCAAAGCCATTTTGAGATCCAGACTTCATTTAGGATTTATTTGGGGAAGACAGAGTTGTCCCAAATGTCAGAAGGTTTGAACACTTGATTAAATAGGATCCCAGCTCATGGCAGAACAAGACTCAGTTATCTCCTTAACCAAGTGACAATACGGGAGCTCACAAGTAGGAACAGGAGGAAACAGGACTGCAGACCTGGGTTTTTGACCAGGGGGGACACTCAGTTCTCCCGAGTGGCAACTAGGGGTACAGGGAATTATTTtaagacacagatttttttcctaggaAGATTATTCAAAAGGTAGAGAGAAACCTTTTACAATCTCTTATTAAAAGCAGACCAATAATCCAAGAAATCTCATTTTAACAGAGAGGAAACCAAGCTCTAGTTTTGTATCAGTATGCTATTGATGGTAAAGCTCATTTAAGAAAACTTCATATACAAATCCATTTAACCTTAGCCAGCTGTAACCTCACAACACAAAATTCCTTTTCCACAAAGCTTCCACCACTTTCTATGTCCATTCAGGtttgtttccctcttttttattttacttgaggACAAAACGACTCTCCTTCCCTAACAAAAACACATCCTACATTCTCTGCATACTTTTCACATAAGAACATATCCTATTTTCCAACTTTGTGTACCAAGTTGTTTCCCTTTGCTTTGTATCTAGTAGTAGTTTTATTCTCACAcattgattataatttttaaccattagcaacctttattttacagagaaaactaGGAAGTAGGCAATTGCAAATTGTCTGTCATATCCCAGTATTCTGTAGCAGATTAGCAAATTTTATGAATATAACATCTCGTAATCTGGACGTAGATGCTTTTGACAGTACAAATTGTTTAACTGTGGCAAGAATATGTTTATTAACACACCCAAATGTCTTTAGCTTCTTTGTATCATATAAACATGAGAAGCCAAAAGTATATAAACTTATGCCTAATAATGAATGTTTCAgcactttatcttttttaattaattaattgattgattaattatttttggctgtgttgggtctttgttgctgtgtgcagactttctctagttgtggcgagtgggggcgaCTCTTctctgtggtgcgtgggcttctcattgcggtggcttcccttgttgctgagcacaggctctaggcgcgcaggcttcagtagttgtcgtgcacgggcttagttgctgcgcggcatgtgagatcttcctggaccagggtttgaacccatgtcccctgcattgacaggcggattcttaaccactgcgccaccagggaaatcctcaacactttatcttatttagaaattatttagatATTCAATGAATATCTGTTATTTAACTTAACTTGGCATAACTCTAAGGTTGCAAGTTACCAAAAAGATTTTGGAAACTGTTTTTAGGCAGACACATTATAAAACACaattattattgaaataaagtTTGTCAGAATAGTGACTAGATTTGATTAAAATCAAACTTATGTGTAAAATCTTAAATGTCCAGTggataaaatattagctatttgaCCAGTAAACCaagtagaataaaaatgtatatttgcaCTATGTTTAATGTTGACAACTCTAAAGATACACCTGTTTTATGAAATGAACAATATTAAACTAGTTTTATTTAGCAAAGATTTACCAAATTATGGGAACTTTATTTAGCAAAGATTTACCAAATTACGGTAAAACAGTTGAGTTGGTTCTTATATTTCGGGAGTTTTAGGAAGATTTAATTTATGTAAGTGCTTGTTCCTCTCGAAGCCAATTAGGATAGAACTCCTTTAAGGAATTTTATAACATGATTTGGTAATACCATCTGGAGGTAGggaaatatcatatatatatatataaaaacatacaatCTTGCATAAACATGCAAACAGAgatggttttctttaaaaaaaattttagctatGCGTCAGGCataaatacaattatataaaactcactagtttatatAAGAGTTGGACCTTGTCTTTGCTtcgttttatatttttatccgaATCATGTTGTGGCAGGTGGGGCAGGCTAATTACCTGTTCCATATGAGGCCTTAAAGCTTCCTACCAGCATCTGTGGGGACACCTTTAAGACTTTTTCTTCACTGATATATACATAGGGAGGCGTAGACTAAATATTTccaattcacttttttttccttttcagcctCAGGTGATTGCTTTCCGGGGTCCCTGAGTCCCTTGAGAGCCCCCAGTGGGGCAGGGCCCAAGGTTTCAGGGACTGGGGGATtttaggggctgggggagggaaaatgctgggaagggacagagagcagaggaggcaggggctgggggaggagggagtgcGAAGGGGAGCCACTCAGACCACCTTATCCTTAGCAAGGATGCTGTGTTGACCAGGAGGAAGTGGGCAGAGGCAGCCCGAGTGCTGCTCCGTCAGCGGGGCTGCAGGGAGTCCCCAGGGAGGAGCAGAGTGGCCCCCAAGGGCCAGGAGGGACTCCAGCCCAGGAGGTGCCCTGgccttcccctgccccctgctTCAGGGGCAGCACCTGTCCTCACTGTGGTCTGCGGACATGTCTGGAGCCAGAATCACAAGGAAGGGAGATGAGCCTGTGGTCCCTGGGCCTCCGCGTCCCACGGGGTGTACACGGGCAGTGCCTGAGCGCACAGCTTTGCGTGTCCCCGGCAGACCCCCAGCTTGGGCAGCCAGCTCCTGGACCCCCTTCACAAGGACCCTGGCCAACCCACCCTTTTGTCCCCAACTGTTGCCTGTGCTCTGAGGCCTGCCTTCTGGGGACGCTGCGCCCCTCAAGCCCTTTCTCCGGGAGGCTGGCTGGGCCTGTGTGGCTCCTGGAGCCCCCACACAAGTGCCATATGCCCCCCCCCCCGGCTTCCCCACGAGTGTGGCTGAGGCCCAGGCGTCTGCTGCTCTCCAGACAGGGGGAGGGCCACCCGGGTGCCACAGCACATTCAGCTCTTTGCAGAGGGGCCAGAGGCATTCCCAGTGTCTTGATGGACCTTTCAGACAAGCCTTGGAACCCCGGGACTGAAGATCCCATGGCTCTGGTTGTCCGTGCCCTGAATGCCGGTCCCCACCTGGGTCTGAGGGGGGCCAGGGCCCTGGCCAGTGTCTGCATTGGGCCCTTAGGGGGATTATCTCCAGGAGGATAAGTGGTGATAGGAGATGAGGGAGGGCGAGGTTTGGGGGTTGCAGGGAGAACACTTAATAAcgggcttgggacttccctggtggcgcagtggttaagaagctgcctgccagtgcaggggacatgggttcgagccctggtccaggaagatcccacatgccgcagagcaactaagcctgtgcgccataactactgagcctgcgctctagagcccgtgagccacaactactgaagcccgtgtgcctagagcccgggccccgcaacaagagaagccacccaatgagaagcctgcacaccgcaacgaagcgtagcctctgctcgctgcaactagagaaagcccgtgagcagcaataaagacccaacgcagccataaaaataacGGGCTTATAATAAGGAAGGTTTGCGGGGTGGGCTGTTGCTGTAGTGGTTTTGGGAGAGAGGGCCTGCCCCTCACCCAGGTCCACGTGCTGTCTCTGGGGAGATGGATGCAGGGTATGTACGTACACTGGAGGTGTCGGAGGAAGCTCAGGACAAGAaggccttcccctcctcccagaaGCGGGTGAGTGTGCACTGTGGGCGGGCAGCAGGCTGCCACCAGGCACCCAGTCTCAGGGGGCAGGTGGCCAGAGGACAGAGAGACTGGGAGCTGGGCTGGTTTTTCTGGATCCTGCTTCCTAGTGAGGAGCGGtgtgtccctttttctttttggaatagGGAGGACCAGAAACAAGGTGGcttgttttcttggttttccaCTGTTTTTACTGTAGTAAAACATACATAagttaaaatttaccattttaaccatttctaagcATACAGTTCggtggcattaagtgcattcacatagTTGTGTAACCATTGCCGCTATTTTCAGCACTTTCTCATCATCCCAGGCAGAAGCTCTGTCCCCATTCAGCAGTAAttaccctcctcctccccagcccctggcaacttctgttctgctttctgtctctgtggatttgcttcTTGTAGGTATTTCATATGAGTGGAAACATTCAGTATTTatcctcttgtgtctggcttatatcactgagcataatgtcctctaggtcCGTCCGTGATGTAGCAGGGTGTCAGCACTTCCTTCCTTGTGGGCTATGAATCAGGGCTGCATTCATCTTAATAGCCAAGTGATGCCCCAGTGTGCAGATAGATCACACTTTGTCCGTTCGTCCGTTTCCATTCGTTCGTCCCTCGGCTGCTGTGACTCACACTGCTCAGAACGTGGGTGGACAAGTGCAGGTTCAAGTCCCTGCTCCTACTTCTCTTGGGTCCactcccagaagtggaattgctgggtcatatggtgactctatatttaacatttttaggaACCACCAGcttttttccacagcagctgctcCATCTTACGTTCCCATCAGCCGTGCACGAGTTtccgatttctccacatccccgcCAACACTCATTATGTTCCCTTTTTTGGGGGAAGTCATCCTAATTGGTGTGAAGTTGTACCTTGTGGCTTTGATCTACATTTCCTTAGTGACTAGTGATGTTGGGCacctttttgtgtgcttattggtTGTTGGTGTatcttttttagagaaatgtctattcatgtcctttgcccattttctaactggGCTGTTGTctttgagttgtaggaattcttaTATATATTCAGCATTTTAAACCCtcatcagatatgtggtttgcaaatattttctcccatccccgGGGTTGTCCTTTGCTCTCtagatagtgtcctttgatgcacaaagtttttaattttaatgaaagtctatctgtttttcttttgttccctgtggttttggtgtcatatcaaagaatccattgccaaattcaaggtcatgaagatttactcctacgttttcttctacaagttttatggttttatctCTTAAAATTAGGTTTTGgatgcattttgagttagttttgtatatggtgtgaggtaagggtccaagTTCATTCTTTCACAGGTGGAACTCTAGTTGTCCCAGAACCATTTCCTATGGAGTGGTCTTGGCACCTTGTAAAACAATCATTTGATCATAGACGTGAAGGTTTGTTTCCCGCCTCTCAGTTCTGTCCGTTTGTTCTATGTGTCTGTACCACAGTGtgttaattactatagctttgcagtaagttttgaaattaggaagtgtgagttctccaactttgttctcttccaagattgttttggctattgtaggtcccttgagattccatatgacttttaggatggatttttctatttctgcaaaaatgcTATTGGACTTCTTTGGTGAGAGTGGCATTGTATCTGAGGGTCACGCTGGGCACTATTTACATCCTGACAATGTCAAGTCTCCAGTCCATGGacatgggatgtcttttcatttatctgtGTCTCCCTCAACTTCCCTCTCACTATCGTGATGCTAAATGTGTCACCTGTGGAGGCCTCATGAAGGTCCTGCCTCCTCAGCAAAACCGGATCTCCACGGCAGCCTCTCCCAGGACTGCCCCTGTCCTGAGGCGAGAGCCACCAGGAACAGGATACAGCATCCTGCACAGCTTTGCCCCTTCCCCTCACTGTGGTCGGGAACCATGTTTGGAAAGTGCGCTTTGCAAGCCCCTTAAAACCTTCCATCATGCGTGTTTAGGACACACAGAAACAGAGGGTTTGAGGGTGCCCCTCGGTCATCGGCTCTTACCTTCTGGCCAACGGCCCCTTTGTCCTCCTCTCAGGGTAACTGGGGCTCTTTATCTCCCACCCTGGGCCCAGAGCCAAGCAGGGTGTTGGGATCCTAGGGTCCCAAGGCCACCGCTGGGTATACCGAGTGACCTCACCGTGGCTCTTTGGAAGGGCAGAGCAGAAGACACTTGGGTACGAAGACCTGAAACAAGAGGAGCCCTCCATGTTTTGTTTCCCCACAGAGGGTTCTCCACGGCCCTGAAGCGCTTCCTCCAAGTGTGGCTTCCTTCAGtggctttattctttttattttttttaaataaatttatttatttttggccccgttgggtcttcgttgctgggcatgggcttctcattgcggtggcttctcttgttgcggagcacgggctctaggcacgtggggttcagtagctgtggcacatgggctcagtagttgtggcttgcgggctctagagcacaggctcagtagttgtggtgcacgggcttagttgctccgcggcatgtgggatcttcccagaccagggcacgaacctgtgtcccctgcattggcaggcggattcttagccactgagccaccagagaagtccccggaatattctttcttatttttgatatttatgtgtaacatttattagtttttttcatCAACCCAGAGAATAAATCAAAATGATCCAACATCTCACCACCGCTAGTGAAGATAGTCATGATACATAAAGCAACACAGGTGTGGTTAGGGGCTCCTAAGCCCGCAGAAAGGAGCACAGTGAGCAGTTCTGGTCACTTCAGGCCACTCGGCCCCTCCTTGTTGAGTCCTGTCACCTGTCCCTGGAAGAAAGCGCTGTGCCTTAACCCACGGCGCCTCCCCTGTGATTCCCCCACCTGCCTCCTGGGTGGTGGTGCGTCCTGCCCCATGGGGCATGTGCCTCCTTAGCCTGCAGGGCAGTGCCAGGACCAGGGAAACCAGGGAGGCTGTCCCTGGTGTCCGGACTGGGGGACGCTCCAGGCTATGTCTCACTGCCTCTCTGCTCTCACTTGAGGGCCAGGCCGGCCTCCGGGAGGGGCCCACGTGCCAGGACTCTGGTCACCTTCAGGTTATGGTTCCTGCTTAAATTACCTAAAGGCAGGACAACCCCGCACAAATTCCATCTGCTTTGCTGCTGAGCTCAGAGGAGGGGCGTGGTGGGCAGAGCCGTCTGAGGAGGCAGGTCTGGTCAGTGGCCTGGGAGCAGAGCAGGGCGTGGGCCCCACCTGGGTCTTTGTGTGTGCAGACTCTGACCTGCTGACCACGTGCTCACTGTGCCTGGTGTAAATAGGCCATGTAGCCTGAGACCACTCAGACATCTGGATGTCCATGCTCCCCTATTCATCCCTGCTCTGCCCACCAGGCCCCCTCATCGTGGTCCAGGGCGTTGGGGTTTGAAGCCCTGAGCTGTCCTCGAGGGGTCTCCCCTCCAAGATCCTTGGCCTGCCCGCTTTCCCATGTGCCTTTCCCAATGGGAGCTTCTCGGGGAGCAGGGTCCTGTGTGGCCCCTTCCTGTGCATGACCCTTGCGTGACCGCAAGCCCCGATGGAAGCTTCCCACCTTCCTCTGTCTTtcatccttttccattttttttttttaacatctttattggagtataattgctttacaatggtatgttagtttcagcttcacaacaaaatgaatcagttgtatatatacatatattcccatatctcttcccgcttgcatctccctccctcccaccctccctatcccacccctccaggctccttttccattttaaggtctctgctctgtgccagctCAGCCTTGCCGTGTCTCAGGGGCCCCGGGCCCCTCGTCTGACTGGGACCCCAGCTACCTGCCCAAAGGGTCACTTGCCAGGGGGAGGCCTGTCTCGCTTCCACTGTGGTGTGGGTGGCAGGGTGGCCTTCCTCCTcaaaggggaagaggggacaGACTGACCCTGTGTGGTCGTCCCCTACGGGAAGAGCCAATGGGCTGTGCCCTATGTGCCTGACTTGGGGGCTTCCTGTGTCCTTCTCTGGAAACTCACAGGGCCACACAAGCTCCTGGACTGTCCCGAGTGTGAGTGCCCAAGGGGGCTGTGCGTGAGGCTGGCTTCCCCTGTGCTGTGTAAACAAGCCTCAGGCCAGCTGTGTCCCTTGTCAGGGCTGTCTGGGAAGCCACGGGGCTGGGGGAAGCCAGACACGCCCGCTCCCGACCCCCGCCCCAGCAGGAAGTGGTTTGCAGGTGGGCGGGGCTGTGGCTGTGCTCACCTGGAGCTGGCCACCAGGCATGTGGCTGGCCTCTTGAACCTTGTACCCCCATCAGCAcaggggggtggcgggggggggtggCAGTGGCAGCAACCCCAGACTGAGAGCGTGGGTCAGCCAGGAGGGCAGGTTACTAACACTGTGGTGACCACGTGCTCCCAGGAGTCCCGCCGGGTAGAGCCCCGCCCATTGCCCCATCACAGATGCTGGAGGCCCCACCCCTGCTGCTGGCAGCTGGCGCCCTTGGCCTGGTGTTGCTGGCACTCCTGTGGCTGCTGCAGGCCTTGCGACTCTGGGGCCTGTTCATCATTGGCTGGAACGAGCTTGTCCTGCACCCCGTCCGCAACCTCCTCATGGGCAACAGCAAGGAGCAGCGCATTCTGCACCATGTGCTGCAGCACGCTGTGGCCGGGGACCCGCAGAGCGTGCTGGACGCCATCGACGCCTACTGCTCGCAGAAGGAGTGGGCTATGAACGTGGGCGACAAGAAAGGTGGGCAGTGCGACCAGCACAGGTGAGGGTCAGGGGCTGTGCAGAGCCCCGACGCCCACGTCACTGTCCCCACGGGAGGGTGGGACATTTGATAAACCCCCCCTCCAGGAGGTGCTGTTCAGGGGGCCCCTTGCCATCGCCAGTCAGAGGCAACAGCAGAGTCTCCACGTGGGCCCTGCACTCGCAGGCCGTCAGGCAGAGCCAGGTGTCAGCACAGGGTGGGTAGTGGGTCCTTGGCTGTCCTGGCTGGGCCTGACGGTGTATGGAGACCCTTGGACTCTGCCAGGCACAGGCACCAGCCCCCCGGGCTGCCTCCTGACCTTTGGACTCCAGCCTGGGGCACAGGCGAGTGCCACACTACACCCCCTGGAGTCAGGCCCTGGGGACAGACATGACAGCCACTGTCCAGCCCCCTTGGACCTTCTGACAGTGTCCAGCTCAAGGGAGCCAGGGAGGCTCTGAGTGCAGCCTGGGGGCAGAGTGGGGGCTGGACAGTGGTTGTCACGTCTGTCACGTCTGGGGGCTTCCACAGAGGGCAGCTCTGGGTTAGGAcaagttgggggcagggaggaatggTGGAAAAGAGAGGGAGCAGCGTGTACAAAAGCAGAGGCCTGAGGGGCCAGGCACTGGGAGGGGCTGCTGCTCAGTCAGGAAGGAGATGGGCCAGGACTGGGGTGGGTCACCCCCTGCCTGCTCACCCCACTCCCCTCCGTAGGCCAGATCGTGGACACCGTGTTGAGGGAGCAGCGTCCCTCGGTGCTGCTGGAGCTGGGTGCCTACTGTGGCTACTCGGCCGTGCGAATGGCCCGCCTGCTGCTGCCCGGCGCCCGGCTGCTCACCATTGAGCTCAACCCTGACTACGCCGCCATCACCCAGCAGATGGTGGACTTCGCAGGCCTGCAGGACAGGGTGCGGCACCATTCCTAGGGTGACAGATGTGGACACAGGTTCCAGGggccaggagggcaggaagggcCTGGGCCACACCCCGGCGGCTCAAGGCCACATTTACCCAGCTGGCCCACAGCCCCAGTCCACAGAGCAGGAGACTCCCAAGGCccccagagggaggggcagagcaggAACCTGTCTCCCAGAAGCCACTTGGACTCTCAGGGGTCCGGGTGGGGGTCTGTTGTTTCAGGTGACCGTTGTCGTCGGGGCATCCGAGGACATCATCCCCCAACTGAAGAAGAAATACGACGTGGACACTGTGGACATGGTCTTCCTCGATCACTGGAAGGACCGGTACCTGCCAGACATGCTCCTCCTGGAGGTGAGtgtctacttaaaaaaaattgcacaatgtgagagtagcaagttaagttttatttggggctaCATGAGAGCTGCAGCCTGGGAGACAGGACCCccgatagctctgagaaactgttccaaagaggtagggggggaaggtcagtatatatgtgattttggtgaagggggagtacatgcaatcgagtgcatatttttttgccaaatgtttctgctagtcacgaggagcagtcatcaccatgaaggattttagtgtttttctagatacaaggagatacaagaattgggctcataaaatcttctcctgaaaatatctatctgaagacctgttctgccagtttttcccagagcacagagtgccttatTTTAGCTCTCTACCTGAACTCGTTTCAGGGAGTGTTGacagtcagcagctgcagcagtaaatgatttaatccttgtagaggtagatggtaAGTGCCAACGGAAAATGCCAATTCATAGTTGACAGGAGCCTTGCGCCCGCCTGGCCGGAATGGGCCCTGCCGAGGGCGGCCCTGGGGGCCCAGGAGGCTTGGGCCAGCCTGCCTGCATTTAGGACATGGAGGGGAGTgcggggccctgggtggggtggaGACTGGAGGAAGGGGGATCCCTGCAGGGCAGCCTGTGCCGGGGTGGCTGGGAGGGGTGAACACCTGGGGCTGCAAGGGCTTGGGCTGGGGAGGCAAGAGGGAGGCAGCCTAGTGGCCACGTGGCTCTCCTGACTGGGTGGCAG
This genomic window contains:
- the COMT gene encoding catechol O-methyltransferase is translated as MARLLLPGARLLTIELNPDYAAITQQMVDFAGLQDRVTVVVGASEDIIPQLKKKYDVDTVDMVFLDHWKDRYLPDMLLLEECGLLRKGTVLLADNVICPGTPEFLEYVRGNSRFECTHFSSFLEYSQVVDGLEKVVYKGPGSPAQP